The proteins below are encoded in one region of Methylobacillus flagellatus KT:
- a CDS encoding TonB-dependent receptor domain-containing protein, which translates to MEQGMSKRGRTFHEQLQFKKLSHALHRVYSHKSAVLLTAMVGIMPFQPHAAELDTTLPNSNESTGSFAPSNIDIPSQPLDAALKQLARTTGISVAFDSKLATGKTAPAVKGRMKADEALRLLLAGSGLESTIDKDNAVIKPAAEKSAIDFQQVDAVEVRAKRFYEIGPLPGLGLTKEEIPGNVQSLTAKDIKEAHALSLTDLMNSKLQSVNVNDYQGNPFQMDVQYRGFTAGPQIGTPQGLSVFFDGIRVNEPFGDVVNWDMIPLNALASFDVFPGSNPIFGLGTLGGALSMKTKDGFNNTEVNAEILTGSFGRRQLQAEGGWNNGTVAGFAAANIFLEDGWRENSPSKVNQVFGKGSYRTDKLDLNLSSLVVWNDLIGNGLMPNEMYKQDRNGVFTSPDTTDNRLWQFQLSGSYFVNDNFTITAQAYRRNSKRKSLGADVYTQHGTQTVKRNLRPGEQFTCLFDSTNDYGLPDYYLIDLGNPSDLGDMAANQQFWDFISGNPPEESFNKPLPEEAAAFIAGAQRNFYGPFQNYRARLLYMAQNGAPPDTSMGEPTVGSGFEPGWVYDPSVLLQYREFVGDAFSQAGIAMSNFYYYTDDGVKHVVVPVFPNNASTCAEWKWGADGTDLTGRDPLEVPYGNTTDPTFVDGAAQPGGTAPGVVEGTPTSILTDTNITQVTEGASIQFNWNFEKHKFMVGASVDMPSARYKSSQMLGLFDAERDAYLAPDAIRDQYAAADQSISNNNFSGRQVTKSIYFSETWSPIETFHITGSARYNATKGKNKIASRTFGYNVYDLSDLEAFPDDYGVCRNGVCPTTGYITPDASGILNDPEKEKFSYYSLNPSLGISWQAKDNLNIYGSWSQGTRVPSVIELGCAFDDTPVQIGPGKYLERSLAQNRSCSLPTTLSGDPYLPQIKAQTFDIGLRGKLNENIEWNLGAYRTDLKDDIYMVTFPGNRSFFDTIGNTRRQGIEAGITATFDKLKLRLNYALTDATFQDTFWMAANDNSSSVENVIGNNQFGRRIQVTPGDRMPGVPLHNLNATLSYAITSNWQIGLTAIGHSMAYVRGNENNKHRAGVTLIDSYEDTATGAVRQIARSPTTSAGTVAGYITFNLQTSYKLNSEWTLGLRVNNILDKEYFNAGSLGRNPFSPSVYGAIGPDGYNHNSNDWLTTNFLAPGAPRAFWISLSYEFDPRK; encoded by the coding sequence ATGGAGCAAGGGATGAGCAAGAGAGGGAGAACTTTTCATGAACAACTACAATTCAAGAAGCTATCACATGCATTGCACCGCGTTTATAGCCATAAAAGCGCTGTACTGCTGACGGCAATGGTCGGAATCATGCCGTTTCAGCCACATGCAGCCGAGCTCGACACAACATTGCCCAACAGCAATGAAAGCACAGGCTCGTTCGCGCCCAGCAACATCGATATCCCCAGCCAGCCGCTGGATGCAGCACTCAAGCAACTCGCACGCACCACAGGCATTAGTGTCGCTTTCGACAGCAAGCTCGCCACAGGAAAGACCGCTCCAGCCGTCAAAGGCCGAATGAAAGCGGACGAAGCTCTCAGATTGCTGCTCGCAGGCAGTGGGCTGGAATCCACGATTGATAAAGACAATGCCGTCATCAAGCCTGCAGCAGAAAAATCCGCGATCGACTTCCAGCAAGTAGATGCCGTGGAAGTACGTGCCAAGCGTTTTTATGAAATCGGCCCTTTACCTGGATTAGGATTAACTAAAGAAGAAATTCCCGGCAACGTCCAGAGCCTCACAGCCAAAGATATCAAAGAAGCCCATGCCTTAAGTTTGACTGACCTAATGAACTCCAAACTGCAATCGGTCAACGTCAACGACTACCAAGGCAACCCGTTCCAGATGGACGTCCAGTACCGAGGTTTTACAGCAGGTCCCCAGATCGGGACGCCACAAGGCTTGTCAGTCTTCTTTGACGGCATCCGCGTGAATGAACCTTTCGGTGACGTCGTGAACTGGGACATGATTCCCCTGAATGCGCTAGCGAGCTTCGACGTCTTTCCCGGCTCCAATCCCATCTTCGGCTTAGGCACCCTGGGCGGTGCCCTCTCCATGAAAACCAAGGATGGTTTCAACAATACCGAAGTCAATGCAGAAATATTGACTGGTTCATTTGGTAGGCGCCAACTTCAAGCCGAAGGTGGTTGGAACAATGGCACTGTGGCAGGTTTTGCTGCAGCGAATATCTTCCTCGAGGATGGCTGGCGTGAGAACTCTCCCAGCAAGGTTAATCAGGTTTTTGGCAAGGGTAGTTACCGCACCGACAAGCTAGACCTAAACCTTAGTTCCCTTGTGGTCTGGAACGACCTGATCGGCAACGGCCTGATGCCAAATGAGATGTATAAACAGGATAGAAATGGAGTCTTTACCTCTCCTGATACCACCGATAACCGTCTATGGCAGTTCCAACTCTCAGGCAGTTATTTCGTCAATGATAACTTCACAATTACAGCACAAGCTTATCGACGAAATAGTAAAAGAAAATCCCTGGGAGCTGATGTATATACGCAACATGGCACACAAACAGTTAAAAGAAATCTACGCCCAGGCGAGCAATTTACCTGCCTGTTTGACAGTACCAATGATTATGGCTTGCCCGATTACTACCTCATTGACTTGGGCAATCCGTCCGATCTTGGTGATATGGCAGCAAATCAACAGTTCTGGGATTTCATTTCCGGAAATCCTCCTGAAGAGTCATTCAACAAACCGTTGCCAGAAGAAGCGGCAGCATTCATTGCCGGCGCGCAAAGGAATTTTTATGGTCCCTTTCAAAATTACCGGGCACGGCTGCTCTATATGGCCCAAAATGGCGCCCCTCCGGATACTTCAATGGGGGAGCCCACTGTTGGCAGTGGATTTGAACCAGGGTGGGTTTATGATCCATCAGTTCTACTCCAATACCGCGAATTCGTCGGCGATGCTTTTTCTCAAGCCGGTATTGCCATGTCGAACTTTTACTACTACACGGACGATGGCGTCAAACACGTAGTAGTACCTGTATTCCCGAATAATGCTTCGACTTGCGCAGAGTGGAAATGGGGGGCGGACGGCACCGACCTCACCGGGCGAGACCCATTGGAAGTGCCATATGGCAATACTACAGACCCTACATTCGTGGATGGGGCGGCTCAGCCGGGAGGAACCGCACCTGGCGTGGTGGAAGGCACACCCACTTCCATATTGACAGATACCAACATCACCCAAGTCACTGAAGGCGCATCCATCCAGTTCAACTGGAATTTTGAAAAGCATAAGTTCATGGTGGGGGCCTCGGTTGATATGCCTTCAGCAAGGTACAAAAGCAGCCAAATGCTTGGTTTGTTTGATGCCGAACGCGATGCTTATCTAGCGCCAGATGCAATCCGTGATCAATATGCCGCAGCTGATCAATCGATCAGCAATAATAACTTTAGTGGCAGACAAGTCACCAAGAGTATTTATTTCAGTGAGACATGGAGCCCTATAGAAACCTTTCACATCACCGGCTCTGCACGTTATAACGCGACAAAAGGAAAAAACAAAATTGCTTCGCGTACTTTTGGTTATAACGTATATGACCTTTCCGATCTTGAAGCTTTCCCGGATGATTATGGGGTATGCAGAAATGGCGTTTGCCCCACCACTGGATATATCACTCCGGACGCTTCCGGTATACTCAATGATCCCGAAAAAGAAAAGTTTTCTTATTACTCACTTAACCCGTCTCTGGGAATAAGCTGGCAAGCCAAAGATAATCTCAATATCTATGGCAGCTGGTCACAAGGCACTCGCGTCCCATCAGTGATTGAATTAGGTTGTGCGTTTGACGACACACCAGTTCAAATTGGCCCGGGAAAGTACCTTGAGCGTAGTTTAGCCCAAAATCGTTCATGCTCACTGCCAACCACATTATCTGGCGACCCCTATTTACCTCAGATCAAAGCACAAACTTTTGATATCGGCTTGCGAGGCAAGTTGAATGAAAATATTGAATGGAATTTAGGCGCATATCGTACAGATTTAAAAGACGATATTTACATGGTCACTTTTCCAGGTAACCGAAGCTTTTTTGACACGATAGGAAATACCAGAAGGCAAGGCATAGAAGCGGGAATTACTGCCACTTTTGATAAATTAAAACTACGTCTCAACTATGCTCTTACTGATGCCACTTTCCAAGACACCTTCTGGATGGCGGCAAATGACAATAGCAGTTCAGTTGAAAATGTCATCGGCAATAATCAATTCGGCCGCCGCATTCAGGTCACTCCGGGTGACCGTATGCCTGGTGTACCACTCCACAATCTCAATGCAACATTAAGTTACGCAATTACCTCAAACTGGCAGATTGGCTTAACTGCTATCGGCCACTCCATGGCCTATGTTCGAGGCAATGAAAACAATAAACATAGAGCAGGCGTAACCTTGATAGACAGCTATGAAGATACTGCGACAGGTGCAGTACGTCAGATTGCGCGCAGCCCTACTACTTCAGCAGGCACGGTAGCGGGGTACATAACTTTTAACTTGCAAACCAGCTACAAGCTCAATTCCGAATGGACACTGGGTTTGAGGGTGAACAATATCTTGGATAAAGAATATTTCAACGCTGGCAGTTTGGGGAGAAATCCATTTTCCCCATCGGTCTATGGTGCAATCGGCCCTGATGGTTATAACCACAACTCCAATGATTGGCTTACCACCAACTTCTTGGCGCCTGGAGCTCCAAGAGCATTTTGGATCAGTTTAAGTTATGAGTTTGACCCCAGAAAATAA
- a CDS encoding FecR family protein: MSHSPAQRSARQAAIKWFVIMQDADTEHPERSRFEEWLLSHPAHQRAYQEVCALWEDLDSSDRLLHLESAMQQKIFIEKTDRSKKIRTVITRTLSVMFFAALGITSYYGYESWQNEPTMHMAASTEIGQIRSQVLEDGTKLMVNANSDIEVTYTRKERRVILKRGEASFDIAKNPDRPFVVDSGLARITVLGTRFAVNRFSSKVRISVDHGVVRIEPQQYLTTEKTAPNRYAEHVLTLRDNEVAEINLNGEAKRLQRSAEDAFSFEYGTITFDQAGLEEIAETLSRYRTLPVSAEFAAQQDVSITAVIQSKYVERFIKELPVIAPVKVTTEGDMTLLTPKKTQASRKQ; the protein is encoded by the coding sequence ATGAGCCATAGCCCTGCACAACGGAGCGCACGCCAAGCCGCCATCAAGTGGTTTGTCATCATGCAGGATGCCGATACCGAGCATCCCGAGCGCAGCCGTTTTGAGGAATGGCTGCTTTCCCACCCTGCGCACCAACGTGCCTATCAGGAAGTATGCGCCCTATGGGAGGACCTGGATTCCTCCGACCGCTTGCTGCATCTTGAAAGCGCCATGCAGCAAAAGATCTTCATCGAGAAGACCGATCGCAGCAAAAAAATACGCACCGTCATCACCCGCACCCTCAGCGTCATGTTCTTTGCCGCACTCGGCATCACCAGCTATTACGGTTACGAGTCATGGCAGAACGAACCTACCATGCACATGGCGGCCAGTACCGAAATCGGCCAGATCCGCTCCCAGGTACTGGAAGACGGCACCAAGCTCATGGTCAATGCCAATAGCGATATTGAAGTCACTTACACCCGCAAAGAACGCCGCGTCATCCTGAAACGCGGCGAAGCCAGTTTCGATATCGCAAAAAATCCCGACCGGCCCTTCGTCGTCGATAGCGGTCTTGCCCGGATCACCGTGCTGGGCACCCGGTTTGCCGTCAACAGATTCAGCAGCAAAGTGCGGATCAGCGTCGACCATGGCGTGGTGCGGATCGAGCCTCAGCAATATCTGACCACAGAAAAAACCGCCCCCAACCGCTATGCCGAGCACGTCTTGACGCTGCGAGACAATGAAGTGGCGGAAATCAACCTCAACGGCGAGGCCAAGCGCCTGCAACGCTCAGCGGAGGATGCCTTCAGCTTTGAGTACGGCACCATCACCTTCGACCAGGCCGGCCTGGAGGAAATCGCGGAAACCCTTTCCCGCTACCGTACTTTGCCGGTCAGCGCCGAGTTCGCCGCCCAACAGGACGTCAGCATCACTGCCGTCATCCAGTCTAAATATGTAGAGCGCTTCATCAAAGAGTTGCCTGTCATCGCTCCGGTCAAGGTCACCACGGAGGGCGACATGACCCTCCTGACGCCAAAGAAAACCCAAGCCTCCCGTAAGCAATAG
- a CDS encoding YceI family protein, with translation MKKLSVAMLGMGLLLAQSAGADWTLDNEASVLNFVSIKKNTIGEVHRFSQLTGTISQDGAFKASIKLASVNTNIPTRDERMKTMLFDLANFPQADITGKTINAFKAPAAGEVKTEAVKLQLAINGKTIPLETRLRVAGLGKQGLLVSTIEPLLLDAAALGYGEGIDKLREVAQLPSISTVVPVTFSLVFEHQR, from the coding sequence ATGAAAAAACTTTCTGTAGCCATGCTGGGCATGGGCTTGCTGCTCGCCCAAAGCGCCGGTGCAGATTGGACACTGGACAATGAGGCATCGGTCCTCAATTTTGTGTCAATCAAGAAAAACACCATTGGCGAGGTGCATCGGTTCAGCCAGCTGACCGGCACGATCAGCCAGGATGGGGCTTTCAAGGCGAGTATCAAGCTCGCCAGCGTGAATACGAATATCCCGACCCGGGACGAGCGCATGAAAACCATGCTGTTCGACCTCGCCAACTTTCCCCAGGCCGACATCACGGGAAAGACCATCAATGCATTCAAGGCACCTGCCGCTGGCGAGGTCAAGACCGAGGCCGTGAAGCTGCAGCTTGCCATCAATGGCAAGACGATTCCGCTGGAAACACGCTTGCGCGTGGCAGGGCTTGGCAAGCAGGGTTTGCTGGTCAGCACGATAGAGCCACTATTGCTCGATGCCGCAGCGCTCGGGTATGGCGAGGGGATAGATAAACTGCGCGAAGTGGCGCAGCTGCCCTCCATCAGTACAGTGGTGCCAGTGACGTTCAGCCTGGTATTCGAGCATCAACGCTAA
- a CDS encoding succinylglutamate desuccinylase/aspartoacylase domain-containing protein yields MSHHFESISFCGTQPGKRLIVLGGVHGNEPCGTLAIRRVVDELKSGALTILAGSVTFVPVCNPLARAQYTRAGERNLNRKLFPTKNPQQFEDHVANWLCPLLASHDVLLDLHSFHTPGEPFAMLGPKNNQGSLEPFEHDVEEEALARHLGVKLFVDGWLDTYANGVAQRQVRLDKEGADVRYGVGTTEYMRSQGGYGLTLECGQHEDAEAPAVAYRAILNTLAWLGLSGHDKPEETRGRRTLRLFEVVDKHHASDRLAREWRGFERLEAGTLIGTRHDGEEIRPTETVYIVFPNPGAEPGSEWFYLARAVERV; encoded by the coding sequence ATGAGCCATCACTTCGAGTCCATTTCTTTCTGTGGAACGCAGCCGGGAAAACGCCTGATTGTGCTGGGTGGCGTACATGGCAATGAGCCTTGCGGCACGCTGGCAATCCGCCGGGTGGTCGACGAATTGAAGAGCGGTGCGCTCACTATCCTTGCGGGCAGCGTCACATTTGTGCCGGTCTGCAACCCGCTGGCGCGGGCACAATATACCCGTGCGGGCGAGCGCAATCTCAACCGCAAATTATTTCCCACAAAGAACCCGCAGCAGTTCGAGGACCATGTAGCCAATTGGCTTTGTCCGCTACTGGCCAGCCATGACGTACTGCTGGACTTACATTCCTTCCATACCCCAGGTGAGCCGTTCGCCATGCTGGGGCCCAAGAATAACCAGGGCAGCCTGGAGCCTTTCGAGCATGATGTCGAGGAAGAGGCATTGGCGCGGCACCTGGGCGTCAAGCTGTTCGTGGATGGTTGGCTGGACACTTATGCCAATGGCGTGGCTCAACGCCAAGTTCGATTGGACAAGGAAGGTGCCGATGTGCGTTACGGTGTGGGCACCACTGAATACATGCGCTCACAGGGCGGCTATGGCCTGACACTGGAATGTGGGCAGCACGAGGATGCCGAGGCGCCCGCCGTCGCTTACCGGGCGATTCTGAATACATTGGCGTGGCTGGGATTGAGCGGACATGATAAGCCCGAGGAGACTCGGGGCAGGAGAACCTTGCGTTTGTTTGAGGTCGTGGACAAGCATCATGCCAGTGACCGCTTGGCGCGTGAATGGCGCGGCTTTGAGCGCCTCGAAGCCGGAACGCTGATTGGAACCCGGCATGACGGGGAGGAAATCCGCCCGACTGAAACGGTTTACATCGTCTTTCCCAATCCCGGAGCGGAACCGGGAAGTGAATGGTTCTATCTTGCAAGAGCGGTTGAACGGGTGTGA
- a CDS encoding calcium-binding protein, with the protein MAIKIFNSSETSYTGTSDSDIIIGNNLDNFIDGDSGNDIIIAGDGNDTIFGGNGNDIIFGGNGDDFIIGGDGNDIIFGGDGNDVIDAGDGNNVVFGGSGNDNIYAGAGNDTIFGGDGNDVIFAGDGDDLLSGGEGTDYIEGGGSTAGDETIDGNVYLVAPDDVLIGGSGNDTFRISDEFEGLTIIQGGVSNLDNSGNPARYIDITEVEGEEEEEEGEEEEELFVFDTVTGEWVEIEDQEMSEEIETDVRLNIQTRPGSDAISTYATTIAGYNAVDTLEFTQSGDFSESLYFTGIERIELASGVNITLSAEQLENNGESLSLGFLNPGTHIYGVAGGPTESVTIKLEFEEEEFEPDVEGADEVEYDAAVFEVDDYSVAELFHNVDIIYDATEGEAGSYVRIDGANETDGAREIVLGSDGVDYVTARLGDDVVYGNGGNDLLVGHGGADYLDGGEGDDIFLIGGFGSGVQGTTSKADDGNPEWIATGEKHDVIVGGEGTDTLRITTGIGANTQAAGTIVLNDANFQEMEVVQVGGTVGRLNVENTALQLLNDHYFFNAGGTVADLSNARGNNGGTINNVVVDASGVTANGLTFEGNGNTQTFIGTTQDDRFISNGGHDTLTGGSGSDTFVFGKIWTQTVTGDDDEVQWYENVGVDLTNADTDTITDFASGVDKIELNTDQFASLVGFNAGNLVVGSGPLDADDYLVFNTSTNTLQYYADGNGGSTAVDIAILTGVTSITAADIVVV; encoded by the coding sequence ATGGCTATAAAGATTTTTAACTCTAGCGAGACTTCTTATACCGGTACTAGCGATTCAGACATTATTATCGGCAATAACCTAGATAATTTTATCGATGGTGATTCCGGCAATGACATCATTATTGCTGGTGATGGAAATGACACTATTTTTGGTGGCAATGGCAACGACATCATTTTCGGCGGAAATGGTGATGATTTTATCATTGGCGGTGATGGCAATGACATCATCTTTGGTGGCGATGGTAATGATGTTATCGATGCAGGAGATGGCAATAATGTTGTGTTTGGTGGGAGCGGTAATGACAACATTTATGCAGGTGCTGGCAATGATACTATTTTTGGTGGCGACGGCAATGATGTTATTTTTGCTGGAGATGGCGATGATTTGCTGTCTGGAGGTGAAGGTACTGATTACATCGAAGGCGGCGGCAGTACTGCAGGTGATGAGACAATCGATGGTAATGTCTATTTAGTTGCTCCTGACGATGTCTTGATCGGGGGTAGCGGTAACGATACCTTTCGTATTAGCGATGAATTTGAAGGCTTGACCATTATTCAAGGCGGTGTTTCAAATCTTGATAATTCTGGCAATCCTGCGCGCTATATCGACATCACTGAAGTTGAAGGCGAAGAAGAAGAGGAAGAAGGTGAAGAGGAGGAAGAGCTTTTTGTCTTCGACACTGTCACCGGTGAGTGGGTTGAAATCGAAGATCAGGAAATGTCTGAAGAAATTGAGACTGATGTTCGCCTCAATATTCAGACTCGCCCTGGCTCCGACGCAATCAGCACTTATGCTACTACCATCGCTGGTTACAACGCCGTTGATACGCTTGAGTTTACTCAATCTGGTGATTTTTCAGAATCACTATACTTCACAGGCATTGAGCGTATTGAGTTAGCCAGCGGCGTCAACATCACCCTCTCCGCCGAACAGCTTGAAAACAACGGTGAATCCCTCAGCCTTGGCTTCCTCAATCCCGGCACTCATATCTACGGCGTCGCTGGCGGTCCTACCGAATCCGTCACCATCAAGCTGGAATTCGAGGAAGAGGAATTCGAGCCCGATGTTGAAGGGGCTGATGAGGTCGAATACGATGCCGCTGTATTTGAAGTAGACGACTACTCCGTCGCCGAGCTCTTCCACAACGTGGACATCATTTACGATGCCACCGAGGGCGAGGCTGGCAGCTATGTCCGTATCGACGGTGCCAATGAAACCGACGGTGCCCGCGAAATCGTGCTGGGTAGCGATGGCGTGGATTACGTCACTGCTCGCCTGGGCGATGATGTGGTCTACGGCAATGGCGGTAACGACTTGCTGGTTGGTCACGGCGGTGCGGATTACCTTGACGGTGGTGAAGGCGACGACATCTTCCTGATCGGTGGCTTCGGCAGCGGCGTACAAGGCACTACTTCCAAGGCTGATGATGGCAACCCCGAGTGGATCGCCACTGGCGAGAAGCATGACGTGATCGTCGGCGGTGAAGGTACCGATACCCTGCGCATCACCACTGGCATCGGCGCCAACACCCAGGCTGCAGGCACTATCGTGCTCAACGATGCCAACTTCCAGGAAATGGAAGTGGTGCAGGTAGGCGGCACCGTGGGTCGCTTGAACGTGGAAAACACAGCCCTGCAATTGCTGAATGACCACTATTTCTTCAATGCTGGCGGTACTGTCGCAGACCTCTCCAATGCTAGGGGCAACAATGGCGGCACCATCAACAATGTCGTAGTGGATGCTTCCGGCGTGACAGCCAACGGCCTGACCTTTGAAGGCAACGGCAACACCCAGACCTTCATCGGCACGACTCAGGATGACCGCTTCATCAGCAACGGCGGGCACGATACCCTGACCGGCGGTTCTGGTTCCGATACCTTTGTCTTTGGCAAGATTTGGACGCAAACCGTGACCGGCGATGACGACGAAGTGCAATGGTATGAAAACGTCGGGGTTGATCTCACTAACGCTGACACCGATACCATCACCGACTTCGCCAGCGGCGTCGACAAGATCGAGCTCAATACGGACCAGTTCGCCTCGTTGGTCGGCTTCAATGCCGGCAACCTGGTGGTCGGTTCGGGCCCGCTCGATGCAGATGACTACCTGGTGTTCAACACTTCCACCAATACCCTGCAGTATTACGCAGACGGCAATGGCGGAAGCACAGCGGTGGATATCGCGATCCTGACAGGCGTCACTTCGATCACTGCGGCAGATATCGTGGTTGTTTAA
- a CDS encoding sigma-70 family RNA polymerase sigma factor, translated as MRSNPTWHGIDLHWAYSDLLPTIYRQTGYRRTACDVLHDALIRFAISSNAGRMEQPHAYLRTIVRNLLVDGYKDQSRFLPLVDEEIGASYELEQPVAPSTEHLLDMQQRLSILLNIIDHMPARCKEVFVLFRIEGLAQQEIAEKLGISVNMVQKHIMRAMLDLLEAKDLIN; from the coding sequence ATGAGAAGTAATCCAACATGGCATGGTATCGACTTACACTGGGCTTACTCAGATTTGCTGCCTACTATCTACCGTCAAACAGGCTACCGTCGCACCGCTTGCGACGTGCTGCACGATGCGCTGATCCGATTTGCCATCTCCAGCAATGCCGGGCGCATGGAACAACCCCATGCCTACCTGCGCACCATCGTTCGCAACCTGCTGGTCGATGGCTACAAGGACCAATCCCGCTTCCTGCCCTTGGTGGACGAAGAGATCGGCGCAAGCTATGAGCTTGAGCAGCCGGTGGCGCCCTCCACCGAACACCTGCTCGATATGCAGCAGCGGCTCTCCATCCTGCTCAACATCATCGACCACATGCCCGCACGCTGCAAGGAAGTGTTCGTGCTGTTCCGCATCGAGGGATTGGCCCAACAGGAAATTGCCGAAAAACTGGGTATCTCCGTCAACATGGTACAGAAACATATCATGCGCGCCATGCTAGACTTGCTCGAAGCAAAAGACCTGATCAATTAG